One genomic window of Fusarium fujikuroi IMI 58289 draft genome, chromosome FFUJ_chr01 includes the following:
- a CDS encoding probable annexin XIV has protein sequence MSYQGYGAPYGQPPPPQGYGQYPPPQQPYGGYQQPPPGQYPPQQGGYQQPHGHYPPPGGPPQSQQPYGGYQQQPPPPQQYGAPPGPPQGHYGAPPPHQQHHQPYGQPSPAPPGQYGAPPPQQYGAPPVQPTPPSLGYGPPQIIQWNGGPDADALRKAMKGFGTDEKALIAILANKDPLQVDTIRAAYERNHRRKLVSDIQSETSSWFQKALVSLARGPLLSDVHALHEAMSGPGTKEVVLNDVLLGRSNADLKAIKSAYYQTFHDKLEDVVKGDLSMKTERHFMIVLGATRAEDAAPVDPRQVDDDVMQIYKATEGKMGTDEILVCSILSTRNDNQIRAIAHTYKQKFNKDLEKVIKSEFSGHMEDALLFQLRNATDKYMHAAKLLEDSMAGMGTKDHLLVSRTIRYHWDRNTLNNVKGAYQQRYGKSLGKRIYGETSGDYRKTLLAAIGEPY, from the exons ATGTCCTACCAAGGCTACGGTGCTCCCTACGGCC AACCGCCGCCTCCACAAGGTTATGGTCAATATCCCCCACCACAGCAGCCGTATGGTGGttatcaacaacctcctcCTGGTCAATATCCCCCTCAGCAAGGCGGGTATCAGCAACCTCACGGCCACTATCCTCCCCCCGGAGGTCCTCCCCAATCTCAGCAACCTTATGGTGGATACCAACAgcaacctcctcctccacaacaGTACGGCGCACCTCCAGGACCTCCACAGGGCCATTATGGCgcgcctcctcctcaccagcaacatcatcaaccctACGGCCAACCTTCACCTGCGCCGCCCGGTCAGTACGGCgcgcctcctcctcaacaataTGGAGCGCCGCCAGTCCAACCGACTCCACCGTCGCTTGGCTACGGACCGCCTCAGATCATCCAATGGAATGGCGGCCCCGACGCTGACGCTCTGCGCAAAGCAATGAAGGGTTTTGGTACTGACGAGAAAGCGTTGATCGCCATATTGGCCAATAAGGACCCTCTGCAAGTTGATACGATCCGCGCTGCTTACGAACGCAACCATCGTCGCAAACTGGTCTCTGACATTCAGAGTGAGACAAGTTCATGGTTCCAGAAGGCTTTGGTCTCACTGGCCCGCGGTCCGCTCCTGTCTGACGTGCATGCCTTGCATGAGGCCATGTCAGGTCCTGGAACTAAAGAAGTTGTTCTTAACGATGTCCTACTTGGCCGATCAAATGCAGATCTCAAGGCAATTAAGAGCGCGTACTATCAAACGTTCCACGACAAGCTCGAGGATGTAGTGAAGGGCGATTTGAGCATGAAGACTGAGCGGCACTTCATGATTGTTCTCGGCGCTACTAGAGCTGAGGACGCTGCGCCGGTCGACCCTCGACAGGTTGATGACGACGTGATGCAGATCTATAAGGCTACCGAGGGCAAGATGGGCACCGACGAGATTCTCGTATGCAGCATTCTCAGCACAAGGAACGATAATCAGATTCGCGCCATTGCGCACACCTATAAGCAGAAGTTTAACAAGGACCTTGAAAAGGTTATTAAGAGC GAGTTTTCTGGCCACATGGAGGATGCTCTCCTTTTCCAGCTACGCAATGCCACAGACAAGTACATGCATGcagccaagctccttgaggatTCAATGGCTGGTATGGGAACAAAGGATCACCTCCTGGTATCAAGAACAATCCGCTACCATTGGGATCGAAACACGCTCAACAACGTCAAGGGTGCATACCAACAAAGATACGGTAAGAGTCTGGGCAAACGGATTTACGGCGAGACATCGGGTGACTATCGAAAAACACTGCTCGCAGCAATCGGTGAGCCTTATTAA